DNA from Kitasatospora sp. HUAS MG31:
GTCTACTCGCTGATGCCCATCGCAGCCACGGTCATTTCCCTATTCATCCTGGCCTGGTGCCAATTCGCGTGGATCGGCACCGTCCCCGGAACAGTCAGCGACAGCGGACTCTGCCCGCCCAGCAACATCCCTGACTGGTGGCCTCAATGGCTTCCCGCATGAGCCAGGCGGACGAGACGTGCTCGCGCTGTTCATCACCTACCGGGTCCCGACGTGTGAGACCAGTACGGGCGGGCGGGGATCAACCACACGAGGCGGTCGGCACAGGCCTCCATCGCGGGTACGCCATCGGAGCCTGGCTCGCCGGGCTTCGGGCGGCGGCCGAGGTGCCAGCGGGCGAGCCGGGGCGCTCGATCCGGATGTGAGCGGTGGGCGCCGGGCCCGACTGTGACAGGAGCGGTCACGGCCGGCCCCGGGCCAAGCCACGCGGGCTCGTGCCAAGTCGTCCGCCGGACCATCCCGCCCGGGGCAGTCGGTGATCGGCTGCCGGTCGCCCAAGTCCCGCAGCCCGGACGTGAACATCCGCACCGTCAGCGCGTGGCCACCGCTTGACCTCAACCAGGCTTGAAGTATCACGATGGTCCGCATGAACACCGAATCCACGGCGTACGCCGCCGACATCGAAGCCATCGAACGAGTGGTGGCCACCGTCGAGCACTCCCAGCAGACCAAGGACCCCGACGAATTCCTCGCCCTCTTCCATCCCGAAGCGGTCTGGACGACGGGCGGCGGCAAGGTCCTCATCGGGCTCGACGCGATCGCCGAGTTCACTCGCAAGGTCCTCCCCGCGGACGACTGGGACGGCAAGGTCACCTACGAGGTGACCCACGTGTTCTTCATGCGCCCCGACGTCGCCGCGGTCAAGGTCCGTCAGCTCTACCGGCCCCCGGGCGAGGAGAGCGAGGGTGCTCCGCTGTACGTCATGACGAAGCAGGAGGACGGCCGCTGGCTGCTGACCGCCTGCCAGAACACAGGAGTCGTCGCCGACTGATCGCCCCGAAGAAGGATCGGGCCGGTCAGGCGACCTCCTGGCGCTCGGTCGCCTTCCGCATCTTCACCCCGCCGACGATGAGCGCCAGCCCCACGACGACGATGCCGAGGTAAGCGGTGGACGGAAGGTCGACGACCTTGTGCATCCAGCCCCACTCCGTGCCGAAGAGGGTCTGCGAGGCGAAGCTGACAAGCCCCTGGGCTCCTACGACGTAGCCGATACTTTCGAGGGTGTATCCGATGGTTGTTCGCACGGATCAACCCTCTCGCGGCGGTGCCACAAGATCGTCCTCCACAGGACCGAAAGCGCAGTAGTCCAAAGGATGCAGTCGCGTGCGGAGAGCACCGGCACAGCACCCCGCCGCGGCACAGGAACAGCCCGGGACGCTGCCGGAAGTGCGATCAGCGCGGGACCGTCGCGGCCCCGCCCCGGACCACCGCCTGAACGACGCCGCGTGCAACGCGTCCAGCCCGGCCGCCGGCCCCGCGGCCGGACTGCCCGTCAGTGTGTAGGCCTCCTCGGCCCCGGCGACCTCACCGTCACGACGGCGGCCCGGCCGTCCGGCCGGACCGACATGGTGCCGGTGAGGTCGCCGGTGACGACACCGACCCAGATGATCGGGATGTCGCGGGTACGGGTGCGGCGCTTGATGTGGGCGGCGGTCTCGTAGCCATCCATCTCGGGCATCGCGACGTCAAGGAGGATGACCGCGATGTCGTCGTCGAGCAGGGCTTTGAGGGCCTCCGGGCCGGAGGAGACGCTGATCAGCTCGTGATCGTGCGTGGCCAGGATCGCTTCCAGAGCGAGGAGGTTGGGGCCCCGGGTCGTCAACCAGGAGGACCTTTGGCCTCACCGCGGTGGCCGCCAGGACCGGGCGCACGAGCGGTTCGACGAGTTCGACGAGCTCGGGCTCCGGCAGGCTGGCGCCTCGGTGATGGTCCACGACGGCGAGCTGGCGCTCCAGGCAGCCCTGCCGGGCGGCCGCGCTCCTGGATGAACTGCCGGTCGGGCATCCGGGCGCCGGCCAGGTAGCGGGAGACGGTGCTTCGGTACACGCCTCGGAGCCCGTCAGGTGCAGGCCGGCCCACCGGTCAGGTGTCCCCGCCGGCGGCGTTCCCGTCGGCTTCGACCGACATGGCGCTGACGGCGGTCACGTCGCCGGTGGTCGCGTCCACGGCCGCCACGGCACCGCCGCCGGGAGAGGAGAGGACCACCGTCCACTCCACCCGCCAGCGGCCGTCGCGCCGTACGGCGGCGAGGCGCAGGGCCCTGGCGGTGGTGGACCGCTCCGGGGTCGGCAGCGCCTCGCGGGCCTTCTGTCGGCGCCGGGCCCGGTGACCAGTGGGGCGGGAGGCTTCCGGGCGGCGGGTTCTGCTGGACGTTCAGCTGGGAGACCCGGCCGGCGCGGTTGATCTGGACGTCGAGGCGGAGCGGCATCAGTACTCCGTCGACGACGGACCGCCAGCTGACCAGCCAGCCGAACTGCGCGCCGTCGCCCACCGCGTCGACCGTGCGAGTGGTCTCGTTGAGTGCCCACGGGTAGTGCGTGCCGGCGTAGCGCTCGGCGGCGGCCACCGCGTCGTCCGGGCTGGCAGGCGGTGTTCCGTCGCCGGCCACCGGGAAGCTGTCGGGGCCGGGTTCGGCGGTGCGTTCCAGGCTGATGTTGAAGTTCTCCGCGTCCGGCCAGCTGAGCGTGGCGACACCGGTGTTGAGCGTGATCGTCAGCTCCCCGGAGCCCGGTTCCTGCCGCACGTCGACGATGCCGTACCGGTCGCCGAAGGCAGTGGTGAGGGCCCGGGAGGCGGCCTCGTAGCGGGCGTCCCCGGCCGTGCGGGGCTCGTCGGAGCCGACGGGGAGGACCGCCAGCCCCGTCGCGAGCACGAGGATGCAGCAGAGCACCGCCCCGGATGCGGCCCGGCGGACCGTGCGGCGGCCTGCACGGCGGGCGATGACGAGGGCAAGAAGAGCGGCGGCCGCCGCAGCCGCGATCAGCAGGAGGGTGAGGGGGGTGTGGCCCTTCAGAGCAGTGTGGAGCATGACGGCCTTCAGCCTGTTCGGTGCGCGGCGGTGCCGCCTCTGGCGACGGAGGCGGCACCGCGGGGTCGGGGATCAGTTGCAGTTGGCGACCGGCGTCTGGAAGGTTCCCTGGTCCTTGACCCAGAGCATGCCGACGGTCGGCTTGCAGATGTAGTACCAGTCGGTGATGGTCCAGGTCTTGGTCTTGGTGGAGCCCTTGCTCTGCTTGAACTGCGGCCCCCAGTGGGTAGTACCGCCCGCGCTGTAGCCGAGCTTCGCGGTGATCTCCGAACCGCCGGTCTTCTTGTAGTAGGTGATGACCCTCGTGTGGTTGAAGTCGGGATGGGTCTTGCCTTGGAAGACCGCGCCGCTCGACAGCGACGTGCAGACGCTGTTCACCCCGAGCTGCCCATCGCGGGGACAGCCCGCGACCTGGGCGACGGTGTCACCGGGCTCGTCGGCCTCGGCGGCGAACGCCGTTGCGGGGACGCTCAGGCATGCGGTGACGGTGGCCACGGCCGCGAAGCGCCGGGCGAAGGAACGCGTGGACTTGCTCATGTCGTGCCTCCTTGAGACAGCGGAGTTCCGCCGTCGGTCTCGATCTCACAGAGGGCCGCCGCGTCGACCCGCGCCCCGACCACTCCGGGAACACCTTGGCCGAAGAGGTCGTCCCGGCGCGGCCCGGCCGTGGCCGCGTTCGCCGGAGACGTCCACCGCTTGCGGCTGACGTTCCATCAGCAACTCTCGCCGACCAGCGACCGCGTCTCCTCGTGCTCCGGAACGGCTTCCGCATCGCTTTGGACGGATGCTCAACACGCCGCCGCACCGTGCGCAGGAAGGATGCGGACCCCGCCGTCGGCCGGGGTAGCCTGCCTCGGACCGAGTCGCGGACCACCCGGATCCGACCTGCCGCGTGGACGAGATCACCGAGACGAGGCCCGCGTCCGTCCCGCACGGCCAGGTGACGACCGCGCTGCCATCGGGCGCGTGGCCCGCTGCGGCCCGGACGGTCACGGCTGGCCGTTCGGAGGCCGGCGACCCCTGCTACTGACCCCGCCCTCCGAACGGTCACGTCGGCCAGCCTCGATCTGAGGTCGCCGGTCCACGAATCCCCGGGGCAACCGCACGGGGTGGGCGCCCGTCGGTGCCCACCCCGCACTTCTGTGCCGGCGTCAGCCGTGCCGGCCCGGCTACACGGTCCGCTGCGGGCCCTTGGCGGTGGCCTTCCTGTCCGCGGTCTTGTGATTGCCGCCGGGCTGGTCCTGCTTCTTGTGGGAGTAGTCGTTGGCCTTGTCCCTCTTCGGGTTGCCGGCCGGCTTCGCGCCGCCGCTCTTGGCGTCGCCCGGCTTCGGGACGGCCTTGCCGCCGCCTGCGGCGCCGGACTGCTGCTCGCGGAGCTTGCGGGTCCGTTCGGTGACACAGGTGTCGTAGCCGCCGCACTCGTGCCGGGCCTGCTGGTACAGCGGGTCGGCGTTGGACTTGGCGGCGCGCTGGTTGGCCTTGGCGATGGCCTTGGCCTTGGCGTGCTTGCCGCTCTTGTCCTCGGTCGCCTTGTCGTTCTTGCCCTTGGTGCCCTTCCCCTCGGATTCGTATTGCTTGTCGGGCCCCTTGGCCTGTGCGAGGGCGGCCGCTCGCTTGGACCGCAGCTGCCACTCCCGGTCGGCGTCCGCCTCCGCCTGTTCCCGGGAGTCCGGCCCCTTCTGGTACTTCTCCTGCTTGTCCTTGGGTGTCTTCTTACCGGTCGTGGCATCTGCGCCCTTGTCGGTCTTCTTGCCGGTGGGCTGCTTCCCGGTGGCCTTGGCGTGCTCCGCTTCCCGCTTCTTCTCCTCCGCGGCCTGGAAGGCCCGAATTGCCTTGACCGTCTCCTCGACGGCGCGGTTGAGGTCCAGCTGCATCTGGTAGTTGCTCAGCTGACGCCCGAGCTGCTCGGCGGAGTACCTGTCGACCTCGGAAGTTGCGAACAAGTGCTTGAAGTCATCGATCGGGTCCATCTTCTGCTGCCGCTGGTACTCAGTGATGAGCGCCTCGCGGTACTTCGGATCCTTGATCGCCCGGTCCAGATTCCTCCGGACCTTCTCGTCCGCCCTCTCCATGACCATCTGACCGAGCACGTCGCCGATCGCGGCGGCCGCCACATCGGCGCCACCCCCGCGGCCGCCGGATCGGGGAACCCCCGGCCGGATCGTTCCCAGCCGCGCACCCTGAAACCTCGGGATGGTCGGTACGGGGACCACGACCTTAGGCGCAACAGGAGGCTGGACGCGGCTAACGACGGTCTTGGCGAGGTCGGGCTTCGCGACGGGCGCTGTGACAGTCTTCGCGGCGTCGGGCTTGATGGCGGGAGTGGCGACCCTCTTCGCGGTATCGGGCTTGATGGCGGGAGTGGAGACCGTGGGGCCGGACTTCCGCTTCCCGCCCATCCGGTCCATCGCCGGTTCGGCGGTGCCGCCCGTCTTCTTGGTGACGTCGACCCTCTGCTTCTTCTTGCCAGTGCCGGTCGGCGGCTTGGTGGGGCCGGGCTTCTTCTCGCGGGGCCGCACGGCCCCGCCACCGTCGTCGCCGTCGTCCGGGCGCCCGTAGCGTTTCCGGTCCGCCTCGGCCTGCGCCAGCTCCTCCCGCAGCTGGTCGAGCTCCTGCTGCGCCTGGGCGCGGCCGGCCTTGGTCAGCCGGGGGTTGTACGTCTGGCGTTTCGCCTCGCCGATCTTGTTCTCGAGCCGGCTGACCTCCCGGTCCCAGTCCATCGGCACGGCCTTCTCCTTGACCTCCGCGAGCTTCTTGTCCCAGAACCTGACGTCCTTCCGGGCCTGCTTCAGGTCCTTCTTGGCCTTCGCCCGCTTGGTGCCCGTGGTGGCGTTGTCGACCCTCTGGTTCAGCTCGGTGATCCGCTGCCTGGTCGCGGCCACCTTGCCCTTGAGGCCGGAGACGGTCCACACGGACTTGCGGTGGAACTCCGCGATGTCCTCCACGACGGCCTGCACGCCGGGCACGTCGGGCGTGCCGTCGACCAGACCGGGCGTCACCCGCCTCACGACGATCTGCGTCGCCAGCTTGCGCTTGTAGCCGGGCTCGGTGGGGTCCAGGCTGTCGTTGTACCAGACGTGGTAGACGACACCGTTGATCTTCCGGACCACCTTCGCCAGCCCCTTGGGCTCCTCGCCCTGGGGGCTCTGGGCCGGGCCGGGCGTGGCCGGCACGGGGGCCGCCGACGCGGTGCCGGCCGGGACCGCCACGGCGGCGCCCGCCGCCACGGCCACGGCCGCGGCCGACAGCACCACGCGGCGCGGCCAACGGCCCACCGGTCGACGGACAGGCTCCTCGGACGACTCCGGGCGCATCGCGCCCATGGTCTTGTTCACGAAGGTCTCCTCGCAAAGGGTGGAAGGGGTGGGCTGCCGACGATCACTCGCCCCTGACGGCCCATTGGGCTCCTGGCGGTGAGGGATCGGCATGACAGCCGGAGAACCGGCCCTCGCCCGACGGGGGCGTCGCATCGCGACGGCGCCGACGAGCGTTCCGGGCGGTGACAGCAGACTCCCGGCCCACCGGCCGACGGGCAACGGATTCCACCGTCCGGGACTGTCCCGCATCGTCCGCCCAGGTCACAGCCGCTCGGACACCGGAGCGGAGAGGAAGACCATGCGGATGGTTCGTCAGCCAGTGTCCTCTGACAGGCGATCGTGACCGATTGCCAACCGATCTCGACCGGCCCCGGTTCCAGGGGACGGTCTGATGAGCCTGCCGGTCGAAGGACTGGAGCCAGGCAGATTGCACGCCAGGGGCGGGGGCGTCATGATCGCCGAATGGCTGAGGAGACGGCTGTTGAGAAGACCTGGCGGTTGATGCTGGAAGGAGACCCCGCGGTGCGGCGGGGGAATCCGGCGGTGATGGAGGCCGCCTACGCTGAACCGCGCCTGCGGGTCCTGTTCCCGTTCCCGAGCCACGGGTGCCTCACCTTCCACCGGAACTCACAGTTCCCGTGGAGCAACGACCTGCCGTTCATCGCGGGCAGCGCGCCGTGCACGGTGTACGGGCCGCTGTACTCGTCGGTCCTGGGCGAGGGGCTCACGCCGAAGGAGGCGGCCGCGTTGGTGGTGGCCAACCTGCCCCCCGACTGCGGGCCGGCCTTCGACGGACCGTGGCCCCCTCCGGACAGCCACACTGACTGAGCCAACCGGCCAGCCCCTGGAAAGCCGGAGCTGGTCGAGATCGGTTGGCAATCGGCCAAGATCACCTGTCAAAGGACAGCCAGAGGGTGGGCGCAGCAGGCGGACGGTGGCAGTCG
Protein-coding regions in this window:
- a CDS encoding SgcJ/EcaC family oxidoreductase yields the protein MVRMNTESTAYAADIEAIERVVATVEHSQQTKDPDEFLALFHPEAVWTTGGGKVLIGLDAIAEFTRKVLPADDWDGKVTYEVTHVFFMRPDVAAVKVRQLYRPPGEESEGAPLYVMTKQEDGRWLLTACQNTGVVAD
- a CDS encoding DUF6193 family natural product biosynthesis protein produces the protein MAEETAVEKTWRLMLEGDPAVRRGNPAVMEAAYAEPRLRVLFPFPSHGCLTFHRNSQFPWSNDLPFIAGSAPCTVYGPLYSSVLGEGLTPKEAAALVVANLPPDCGPAFDGPWPPPDSHTD